GGGTCGGCGGTGCTGGAGGGAGACAACCTTCGGATCGAAGCCGACTGGGGTCGCTTTGGCTTCGAGGCATCGCCAGGTGTGCCAGCGGCGACGTTTGGGCGCTGGGGAACCGACGCCCCTCACGGGTCGGACCCGTTCGCCGAGACCACGTCGATGGCGCTCGCCTATGGGCTCGAGATGTCTGGCCTGGTCGGCGGTGCGGTGACGCTGGAGGCCAAGAACGGCACGGAGCTGAACTTGGCTGCGTCGCTGGGCGTCGGCAATGGTGAGGGCCGCTTGGTGTTGGAGGGCTTCTGATAGCCCGACTGGGCTAAGCCGGGCCGCGTGAGTAGGTGAGCTCCTCGGCGGCACGAAATGCGAGGTCCAGCGACTGACGGCCGTTGAGACGCGGGTCGCACATGGTCTCGTAGCGCGACTCGAGGTCGGCCGTTTCCAGCGACTGGCTGCCGCCGAGACACTCGGTCACGTCGTCGCCGGTCAGCTCGATGTGGAGGCCGCCAGCCCAGGTGCCCGCCGCGCGATGGGCTTCGAAGAAGGCCTGCACCTCGCGCATGATGGCGTCGAAGTGGCGGGTCTTGGTGCCGGTTTCGGTGGAGAACGTGTTGCCGTGCATGGGGTCGCAGGCCCAGACCACGGGGTGGCCAGACTTCTTGACCGCCTCGAGCAGTGGTGGCAGGCGTTCGCCGAGCACGTCGGCACCCATGCGAGTGATCAGGGTCAACCGACCCTCGATGCGACCCGGGTTCAGGGCCTCGCACAGGGCCACCACCTCGTCGGGCTCCATGGTGGGCCCTACCTTGCAGCCGATCGGGTTGTGAACACCCGACAGGAACTTGATGTGGGCACCGTCGAGTTCGCGGGTGCGTTCACCGATCCACAACATGTGGGCCGAACAGTCGTACCAATCGCCAGTGATGGAGTCTTGGCGGGTGAGAGCCTGTTCGTATTCGAGAAGCAGCGCCTCGTGGCTGGTGTACAGGTTCACCTGGCGCATGGCAGCGTCGTCGAGGTCGATACCCGCCGACTGCATGAAGCGAAGGGCTCGATCGATCCCGTCGGCGATCTGTTCGTAGCGCCGGCCTGCTGGACTGTCGGCGACGAACTCCTGGTTCCAGCGGTGGACCTGGCGGAGGTCGGCGTAGCCACCCTTGGTGAATGCGCGCAACAGGTTGAGGGTCGAGGCCGACTGGTCGTAAGCCCTCAACAGGCGTGCTGGGTCGGGAATGCGAGCCTGTTCGTCGAAGTCGATGTCGTTGACGATGTGGCCGCGAAACGACGGCAACGAAACCCCGTCGCGGGTTTCGATGTCGGACGAGCGAGGTTTCGCGAACTGCCCTGCGATCCGGCCGACCTTCACCACCGGAACTCCGCCCGAATACTGCAGCACTGCGGCCATCTGCAGAATCACCTTGAGCTTGTCGCGAATGGCATCCGCGGTGCCCACGTCGAATGACTCGGCGCAGTCGCCGGCCTGAAGCAAGAAGGCCTCGCCCCGAGCGACCCTGGCCAACTCGTCGGTGAGGTAACGGGCCTCGCCGGCGAAGATCAGGGGTGGCCGCTTGGCTAGCTCAGAGGTCACCTGCCTGACAGCTTCGGCATCTGGCCACACAGGCTGCTGCTTGGCGGGACGGTCGGTCCAGCTTGATGGGGTCCAGGTCATCGTCATGGGACTCACATGGTGCTCTACGCGCAAGCGCCGCCGCCACTGAAATTCAGCAGACGACGGCGCTGGGCTGCGGGATGGGTCTGATCAGGCAGCGACGATGCGCTCGGCGTCCTGG
This genomic stretch from Acidimicrobiales bacterium harbors:
- a CDS encoding 3-deoxy-7-phosphoheptulonate synthase class II produces the protein MTMTWTPSSWTDRPAKQQPVWPDAEAVRQVTSELAKRPPLIFAGEARYLTDELARVARGEAFLLQAGDCAESFDVGTADAIRDKLKVILQMAAVLQYSGGVPVVKVGRIAGQFAKPRSSDIETRDGVSLPSFRGHIVNDIDFDEQARIPDPARLLRAYDQSASTLNLLRAFTKGGYADLRQVHRWNQEFVADSPAGRRYEQIADGIDRALRFMQSAGIDLDDAAMRQVNLYTSHEALLLEYEQALTRQDSITGDWYDCSAHMLWIGERTRELDGAHIKFLSGVHNPIGCKVGPTMEPDEVVALCEALNPGRIEGRLTLITRMGADVLGERLPPLLEAVKKSGHPVVWACDPMHGNTFSTETGTKTRHFDAIMREVQAFFEAHRAAGTWAGGLHIELTGDDVTECLGGSQSLETADLESRYETMCDPRLNGRQSLDLAFRAAEELTYSRGPA